A segment of the Echinicola strongylocentroti genome:
CATTTATTACCAAAAGGCTTTCAAATATTGTGTAAAATGATTTACTTATAGAATGTTATAGGTATTAAAAAGGTGGGAGATGGCTTATTAGTCTCCTGTTATGACCAACCTTTAGAAATATCTTAGCTCATTATAAACCAAAATAACCTAACATTATGAAAGAAAAATTACCATGGGCGGTATCACCCAGGATTAAAGGCGCAATGGCTTTGTTTTGGGGGGTACAGTTTGTAATTAGCCCCATTTTTACACCAGCTGTTTCTGCTGATTCCGCGACAGCGTTGGCGACCAGTCCTATTGGTCAGCCTTATTCATTTCATTTAAAGGATAAAGAACCAAAAAAAACCGATGAACGGGAAAAACGTTTTATCGAGGTGATCAATGTTCCAGAGAGGAATGTTTTTCCGCTTTATGTAAATGAAAGAAAAGAGAATTATCCGATGGTTTCCTCACTTGATAGGGAAATTGCGGAAGAAAAAGAAGTGACAGGAAAGGTCTTGGTACCCGGAGACCCGTTGGGTCTTCCAGGGGTTACGGTAAGGCTAAAGGGCACAGATGTAGTGACCGTCACAAATATCGACGGTGAATTTTCGATCTCTGTTCCTGATAATAATGCTGTCCTTATCTTCAGTTTTGTCGGGTACCAGACCACAGAAGTACCCGTGGGCACCCAAACGGATATTACCGTAAAGCTCGAGGAAAACCTAGAAGGACTGGAAGAGGTAGTGGTGGTAGGATTTGGTACGCAAAAGAAGGAAAGTGTAGTGGGTGCGATGTCTACTATTAATCCATCTGAGCTCAAAATCCCCTCCAGTAACTTGACCACGGCATTGGCAGGTAGGGTGTCAGGTATGGTTTCTTACCAGACCAGTGGCGAACCCGGTGCTGACAATGCCCAGTTTTTTGTTAGGGGTGTTGCTTCCTTTAACAACCAAAACGGTCCTCTGATCCTTATCGATGGTGTGGAATTAACGGCTGATGATTTGGCCCGGCTGCAGCCTGATGATATTGAGAGTTTTTCTGTGCTGAAAGATCCCACTACCACGGCGATTTATGGTGCCAGAGGTGCCAACGGAATCATCTTGGTGACCACCAAAACAGGTGTAGAAGGCCCCGCAGTGGTTAATTTGAGGGTGGAAAATTCGTTCAGTTCACCGACCCAATTGGTGGAACTGGCAGACCCAGTTACGCATATGCGGCTCCAAAATGAAGCCAATAGGACGCGGGGAGATTTTTCCACTTTTACAGAAGAGCAGATAGCAGGTACCGAAAGGGGAGGAAACCATAATATCTATCCCGCAACCGATTGGTATGAAACCTTGTTCAAAGACTATGCAAGTACTACCCGGGTAAACCTCAATGTACGTGGTGGTGGCCCTAAAGTCCGGTATTATGTGGCTGGATCATTTAACAAGGACAATGGCCTGATCAAATCTGACCAGGCAAATAACTTCACCAACGGTATTGACCTTAAACGGTACTTGTTACGATCCAATGTGAATATAGACCTTCACAAAAACACCGAAATGATCGTAAGGTTACATTCTACCATTGATGATTATAGAGGCCCACTCCAAGGAGGTAACGACATTTATAATGCAGCGGTACGGACGAGTCCTACGCGGTTTCCAGCAGTGTATGATCCAGACCCGAGCTTGGAAGGTGTGCCACATATCCTTTTTGGCAATGGCCTCCCTCCCCGTGGACAGGTCGCGGCCGGTGGAGACGAAAGTGCCGTTCCCGTGTGGTTTAACCCGTACGCAGAACTCCAGAGAGGCTATCGCGATACCCGTCGGCAGCTTTCCTTGGTACAGTTGGAATTTAAACAAAAACTGGATTCTTGGACACCAGGATTGAGTGCCAGGATCTTGGGCAATATCAATACCACTTCATACTTCGAAAATAGGAGGGCTTATCAACCGTACTTTTATAGGTTGTCCACATTTGATCCTTACACCGAGGAATACAACTTGGTAAGAACTGCCTTAGCTTCTGGGGATGAGTCGTTGGAACTACAGCCTGGCCTGCATACCAATAACTCGGTGATTTATATGGAGTCGGCAGTACATTATAACCGAACTTTTGGCAAGAATACGGTAGGCGGCCTAGTGGTAATGATCGCTAGGGAATACCTGGATGGTAATGCCAATACGGTTCAGCTTTCTCTCCCCAGTAGAAACCTTGGTATTTCTGGGCGTTACAATTATGATTATGACAATAAGTATTTTGCTGAATTTAATTTCGGGTATAATGGCTCGGAACGTTTTGCCAAAAACAATCGATTTGGCTTTTTCCCTTCTTTCGGTTTGGGCTGGCTAGTATCCAATGAGAATTTTTTGCGCTCATCATCACTTATCAGTCGATTGAAGTTTAGGGCTTCGTATGGTTTTGTGGGCAACGATCAAATAGGTAATTCCAGAAACGACCGTTTCTTCTATCTTTCAGAAGTAAACCTGAGTGATGGAGGCAGAAGTGCCACTTTTGGACGTGAGCTCAATGCCGGCATTCCGGGGGTATCCATCAGCAGGTATGCCAATCCTTTGGTGACCTGGGAGCTTGCCGAGAAGGCCAATTTTGGTATGGAACTGAACCTGTTTGACGATGCGGTCCAATTGAGAGTGGACGCATTTAAAGAAAACAGGACGAGTATCCTACAGAACAGGGCAGACATCCCCTCCACACTGGGCTTACAGGCACCACTACAAACCAATGTAGGGGAAGTGAAAGCCCATGGGCTGGATGCGTCCCTGGACATCAACCACTACTTTAACAATGAATTTTGGGTGATCGGTAGGAGTACATTCACCTATGCGGACAATGAATTCGTGGTCTTTGAGGAGCCTGACTTTAGTGAAGTAGGAGCTCCTTGGCGATCCAAAACAGGGACGAACGTAAGTGTGGCGCAAGGGTATATTGCCGAAAGGCTATTTGTGGATGATGAAGAGGCAAAAAACTCTCCTGCACAATTTGGAACCCCAGGTGTGGATTATGGCGGTGGAGATATCAAATACAAAGACCTCAATCAAGATGGTATCATCACTGAACTGGACCAAGCACCAATTGGCAAACCACTTATTCCAAAAATCACCTATGGATTTGGGTTCTCGGCCGGTTACAAACGATTTGATATCAACGTGTTTTTCCAAGGCTTGAGTGAATTGTCCTTTATGATCAATCCTGTTAGCACTGGGCCATTCATCAACTCCATCCAGAATGAGGACAATTCGTTGGCTTCGGGGATATTGAGCGAAAACGGTTTGCTACAGGCGTATGCGGATGACCATTGGTCTGAAGAAAACCGCGATGTATATGCGCTATGGCCACGCCTATCTACCAATCAAATCAACAATAACATACAAACGAGTACCTGGTGGATGCGAGATGGTTCTTTTTTAAGATTGAAGCAGCTGGAAATAGGGTATAACCTGCTAAGTGACGCCACCAATAAACTGGGAATGACCAACCTGCGGGTTTACGCCACCGGTACCAACCTGTTTACTTGGAGCAGGTTTAATCTTTGGGATCCAGAGTTAAAGGGAAATGGAATGAATTACCCTTTGCAGCGTGTGATCAATCTAGGTGTTCATATTGGATTTTAAAATATAGAAATGATGAAAGCGAGAATATTAAAATACTTTGTGGTCCTGACAATGATGTTTCCCATGTCCAGTTGTGGGGATTATCTTGATGTGGTCCCTGATAATATTGCAGTGATCGAAGAGGCCTTTGATACCAGGGAAAGTTCCCTCAGGTTTTTGGCTACCCTTTACAATTATCTTCCGCCTTTTGGGCATTACAACAATAATCCGGCATTGGCAGCAGGGGATGAAATAGAGGTAAACGATAACGTGGCAAGAAACTGGAGCAGTAGGAGAATAGCCCGTGGCGGCCAGAATATCATCGCGCCCGATCTGGGTTATTGGGGCAATAACGGTACGGTTACCAACCTGTTTATAGCTTTGAGGGATTGTAATATCTTTTTGGAAAATGTGGACAGACCATTTGACCTGACAGAGGACGAAAAAATCAGATGGATAGCAGAAGCAAAATTCCTAAAGGCCTATTTTCATTTTTACCTGATGAGAATGTATGGCCCGATGCCCATTACCCGCGAAAACATCGATGTAAGTAGTGGTGTGGATGAAGTGAGGGTAAAAAGAGACCCTGTCGATGATGTGACGGATTATATAGTGGAGCTATTGGACGAAGCGATCCCAGATCTACCCTTAGTGATCCAGGATACTGGAAATGAGTTGGGACGTATCACTTCTCCCATTGCTGCATCCATCAAAGCCAGGGTATTGGTGACTGCTGCCAGCCCACTATTTAATGGAAATACCGATTATAGCAACTTTGTAGACCATGATGGTGTGCAGTTGATAAGCAGTGAATACGATGAGACCAAATGGGTCGAAGCAGCGGCGGCTTGCAGTGAAGCTATAGAACTCGCCCATGAAGCAGGTCATCAGCTGTACCGGTTTCAGCAGGCTCCTTCGGACTGGTCTGATACCACTGTGCTGAAACTGAGCATTAGGGGAAGTATGACAGAGAGATGGAATGATGAAGTCATTTGGGGAGGTTCGGACAGCCAGGTTTCAGGAGGATTCCAAAGCTGGGCACAAGCGAAAATAGCCAATGGGCTTACAGCAGAAACACGTCAAAGTGCTCCGTCTACATGGTCGCCACCAATGCGGATAGCTGAGATGTTTTATACTGAAAACGGGGTGCCTATGAACGAAGATTTGGATTACGATTATGCCAATCGGTATGAGGTGGGAACTGCCAATTCAGCCCATAAGCACTACGTGAGAACTGGCTTCGAAACCGCCAAGCTTCACTTGAACAGGGAGCCGCGATTTTACGCTTCCATAGGATTTGATGGTGGTATTTGGTTTGGTCATGGGGTAAAAAGCGATGATGAAGCCCTGTTCGTTAGAGGCAAAAAAGGAGAGCAGTCTGGAGACCTAGACGGACGGCTGTACTCTAATAGCGGCTACTATGCGAAGAAGATGGTTTACTACGAAAACGTCCAACAAACATCCACCGCCGGGTATTCTGCCAGGTCTTATCCATTCCCTATTGTTCGATTGGCCGACCTGTATCTGATGTATGCAGAAGCACTGAACGAATCAAGTGGACCTGCCGCTTCCCATGAGTGGGTTGACCTTGTTCGGGAAAGGGCCGGTTTGGAAGGAGTCGTGACATCTTGGGCCAATCACTCCAATAACCCAGACAAGCCTACGACCCAAGAGGGAATGCGGGACATTATCCAGCAGGAGAGATTGATTGAGCTTTGTTTTGAAGGTATTCGGTTCTGGGACTTGAGAAGGTGGAAGAAGGCATCGGAATATTTGAACAGTGACATTAGGGGCTGGAATTCACAAGGAGAGACCACAGATACCTACTATCAAGTGACCTCTCTGGGTACCTATAAGTTCCTGAGCAGGGATTATCTGTGGCCGATAGCAGAGGAGGACATGATCGCCAATTCCAATTTAGTCCAAAACCCAGGTTGGTAAGTAAAAACAAAAATCGAATATTATGAACATCAATATAAAAATACTAGCGATATTCAGTTTGCTGGCTTGCTTCTCGTGTGAGGAGGAGTATATCGAGCCTTATCCAGAAGATGGGGTGCCTCCCGGCAAAATAGGGGAGGTGGTCGTGAGCAATTTGCCCGGAGGGGCAAAAATAGAATATGCCACTCCACAAGACGAAGATGCACTTTTGGTAGAAGCCCATTATACACGTGACGATGGGAAGGAAGTCGTGACCAAGTCATCCATCTATAAGAATTTCATAACAGTAGAAGGCCTGCGGGAGATCAAGGAGCGTCAGGTAAGCCTGATTGTGGTGGACCGGAGCAATAACAAATCCGAACCGGTGAATGTTAGCATAAATCCTGAAAAAGCACCCATCGATCAATTTTATGAGACCATGGAATTGGTAGAGGACTTTGGAGGTGTGAGGCTACGGTTTGATAACTCCAATAACTTGTCAGCTGAGATTTTGCTGTACAGTGAAGATGATAGCGGAAACTTGGTATATACCCAGTCCACTTTTGTCAATAATGACCAGCAAAATTCGATCGCTTTTCGGGGCTTTGATGTGAGGTTACAGAAATTTGCCGTGAAGGTCATCGACCGATGGAACAATATCACGGATACCTATGAAGAGGAAATCACCCCCTTAAAGGAATCCTTTATTCCAATAGAGAACTTCAGGGATATATTTCTTACAGGTGATCAGGAAGATGCCTTCGGTTGGGTGAAGACCAATATGTGGAACAATACCCTAGGTGGCAATGGCTTTCACACCGCTCAGGATGAGCCAGGTCATGTGGTGGCTCCATATACCGAATCTTACCATATGTTTACCATGGACTTAGGTACCACTGTTAAGTTAAGTAGGTTTAAGTTTTGGCAACGGCAAGGTGGCTGGATATTCAGGCACGGTAATCCCCGTTTATTTGATCTGTGGGGAATTGATGAACTTCCTGAAGATAGTAATGGAAGCCTAGAAGGTTGGGTGAAGCTAGTAGATAACGGCGAAGACTTCAAGCCATCCGGTGGACCTGAAGGAAGTAATAGTGCCGAGGATCAAGCAGCTGCCG
Coding sequences within it:
- a CDS encoding DUF5000 domain-containing lipoprotein, with translation MNINIKILAIFSLLACFSCEEEYIEPYPEDGVPPGKIGEVVVSNLPGGAKIEYATPQDEDALLVEAHYTRDDGKEVVTKSSIYKNFITVEGLREIKERQVSLIVVDRSNNKSEPVNVSINPEKAPIDQFYETMELVEDFGGVRLRFDNSNNLSAEILLYSEDDSGNLVYTQSTFVNNDQQNSIAFRGFDVRLQKFAVKVIDRWNNITDTYEEEITPLKESFIPIENFRDIFLTGDQEDAFGWVKTNMWNNTLGGNGFHTAQDEPGHVVAPYTESYHMFTMDLGTTVKLSRFKFWQRQGGWIFRHGNPRLFDLWGIDELPEDSNGSLEGWVKLVDNGEDFKPSGGPEGSNSAEDQAAAAAGEEFDCNVEAPPVRYIRFVNKESWSGGKFMHIMEINFWGQEVEQ
- a CDS encoding SusC/RagA family TonB-linked outer membrane protein, producing MKEKLPWAVSPRIKGAMALFWGVQFVISPIFTPAVSADSATALATSPIGQPYSFHLKDKEPKKTDEREKRFIEVINVPERNVFPLYVNERKENYPMVSSLDREIAEEKEVTGKVLVPGDPLGLPGVTVRLKGTDVVTVTNIDGEFSISVPDNNAVLIFSFVGYQTTEVPVGTQTDITVKLEENLEGLEEVVVVGFGTQKKESVVGAMSTINPSELKIPSSNLTTALAGRVSGMVSYQTSGEPGADNAQFFVRGVASFNNQNGPLILIDGVELTADDLARLQPDDIESFSVLKDPTTTAIYGARGANGIILVTTKTGVEGPAVVNLRVENSFSSPTQLVELADPVTHMRLQNEANRTRGDFSTFTEEQIAGTERGGNHNIYPATDWYETLFKDYASTTRVNLNVRGGGPKVRYYVAGSFNKDNGLIKSDQANNFTNGIDLKRYLLRSNVNIDLHKNTEMIVRLHSTIDDYRGPLQGGNDIYNAAVRTSPTRFPAVYDPDPSLEGVPHILFGNGLPPRGQVAAGGDESAVPVWFNPYAELQRGYRDTRRQLSLVQLEFKQKLDSWTPGLSARILGNINTTSYFENRRAYQPYFYRLSTFDPYTEEYNLVRTALASGDESLELQPGLHTNNSVIYMESAVHYNRTFGKNTVGGLVVMIAREYLDGNANTVQLSLPSRNLGISGRYNYDYDNKYFAEFNFGYNGSERFAKNNRFGFFPSFGLGWLVSNENFLRSSSLISRLKFRASYGFVGNDQIGNSRNDRFFYLSEVNLSDGGRSATFGRELNAGIPGVSISRYANPLVTWELAEKANFGMELNLFDDAVQLRVDAFKENRTSILQNRADIPSTLGLQAPLQTNVGEVKAHGLDASLDINHYFNNEFWVIGRSTFTYADNEFVVFEEPDFSEVGAPWRSKTGTNVSVAQGYIAERLFVDDEEAKNSPAQFGTPGVDYGGGDIKYKDLNQDGIITELDQAPIGKPLIPKITYGFGFSAGYKRFDINVFFQGLSELSFMINPVSTGPFINSIQNEDNSLASGILSENGLLQAYADDHWSEENRDVYALWPRLSTNQINNNIQTSTWWMRDGSFLRLKQLEIGYNLLSDATNKLGMTNLRVYATGTNLFTWSRFNLWDPELKGNGMNYPLQRVINLGVHIGF
- a CDS encoding RagB/SusD family nutrient uptake outer membrane protein, with the protein product MMKARILKYFVVLTMMFPMSSCGDYLDVVPDNIAVIEEAFDTRESSLRFLATLYNYLPPFGHYNNNPALAAGDEIEVNDNVARNWSSRRIARGGQNIIAPDLGYWGNNGTVTNLFIALRDCNIFLENVDRPFDLTEDEKIRWIAEAKFLKAYFHFYLMRMYGPMPITRENIDVSSGVDEVRVKRDPVDDVTDYIVELLDEAIPDLPLVIQDTGNELGRITSPIAASIKARVLVTAASPLFNGNTDYSNFVDHDGVQLISSEYDETKWVEAAAACSEAIELAHEAGHQLYRFQQAPSDWSDTTVLKLSIRGSMTERWNDEVIWGGSDSQVSGGFQSWAQAKIANGLTAETRQSAPSTWSPPMRIAEMFYTENGVPMNEDLDYDYANRYEVGTANSAHKHYVRTGFETAKLHLNREPRFYASIGFDGGIWFGHGVKSDDEALFVRGKKGEQSGDLDGRLYSNSGYYAKKMVYYENVQQTSTAGYSARSYPFPIVRLADLYLMYAEALNESSGPAASHEWVDLVRERAGLEGVVTSWANHSNNPDKPTTQEGMRDIIQQERLIELCFEGIRFWDLRRWKKASEYLNSDIRGWNSQGETTDTYYQVTSLGTYKFLSRDYLWPIAEEDMIANSNLVQNPGW